A segment of the Emys orbicularis isolate rEmyOrb1 chromosome 24, rEmyOrb1.hap1, whole genome shotgun sequence genome:
GTGGTGCCTTGCTCAGAGCCAACGATAATTTACTGCAATTGCATCACAACGGGAGATGCATGCACCTAAGTTTTGCTGGTGGGTAGCTTTTCCCCCTGCCTAAGCATGCATGGATAATACAGCTATTTATGTGCAAACAACCTGGCATCACTCGGACAGCTACTGCCTTCCCCTGTTTTCCTGCGATCCGATTTAACGCCTCTCAAATCCCTTTTGATCTTAAGCTTCCGAGTGGGTCTTTTGGCCATTTTGCTCCCCGTGCAGaatacctccctcctcctttcccctgtgCATGACCCAAATTCCAGCTGTACATTCAGTCCCCTGTACAAATAGAGAGAGACAGAACATAATGCTCACCTCATTTATTGACAAGAATTGTCAGCGGCTGAGATTGCAAATAAAAGGATTAATCTTGCAGAAagcaaaaaggggggagggagaaaagccaAAGTCGGCAGCCGCCAGTGCAAGGAGCTAACGCTGGCAGGATGTTCAGCTTCTGAGCTGCTCTGatcacattttttgttttgcatgTGCAGTAAGAACGATGGAGCCTTCCCTTCAGCTAAAATCATCTGCTTTAAAATGGAATCTCTCCTCCCATCTTCTTTCCATGAGCCACAGTGGAGGGGGAAACACCATAGCCTGGCTCTGGGGGATTTGGGGGACCTATGTGCCCTTGTATTCTGTAGCCATAGAGAAGCCCCTTAAATCCCTCCCACCGAGGAGGAGTTTCACGATGACAGATAGGAAATCTTACCAATTGAAGCAAAAAGTCACCCAATTTACAGCCTATTGGAGAGCTTGGGAGAGAAAAGGGGGCAAGGGGACATGCCTTCCCCTCTAGGCCCTGGCATGGGGTGTAAAGTGCACTAGTCCTGTTGCCAGTGCTGAAGCTGGGAACCAGGACCTTTTTTTCAATTGCATGAGGGCGTCCCTGGTCTCTTGACACATCTCTAAGGAATCTGGCTATGTTTGTGACAATTTGGCCGTTAATCTCCTGAAAACACATTACTGCCAAGATTCTTCCAATTCATTCATAGGATTTTatgagtgttgccaactctcacgattTCATCGCAAATATTGGGTGCTTTTTGTAAAGCAGTAGCTCTTGGATTCACATGATTacgtgagaatctcagctgtcatgtaaaaacaaaagtaaatttcTGGCCCTCATTGTTTGtgcagaaaagtttgaaaacatgacccccTGAAGAATATGACactaaaagcaaataaaaagatctTATGAGTTTGAGGGATGGAGGAGGGCTGACTCATTCGTTTTGAGTGCTTAAGGATGGCAATATACAAAATGCAAACTCTTCTGACAAGCCAGCTATCTTTGCCTTCACCAATGGAAAGGAATGTTCTGAAAACAAGGCCTTTTCTTTAATGGTCAGACCAGGCAACCAgcagccaggattcctgggttctactcctgactGCTGccgactcactgtgtgaccttgggtgagtcacttggcctttctgtgcctcggtttccctgctctgtaaaattaggataattaTATTCACCTATACAGGAATGATTGGAGAATTAATTCTGTTTATAAGGTGCCTTGAGGacattttttgtaaaatattattattttaaagggaGTGTCTGGATtagattttggggggggagatgCTGGCCCCTTTATATCTGCTAGCTGGTTCCCCCATCAGTTTGTACTACACTTAGTATATTATCATGGTGTCCACTATGGCTATAGAAAagtttttcttatatgggcatgACATTTAAGGCATCCAAAATCAAAGAGCAATAATGAATAATCAATTACCTGTGATATAAAGTAACTGAAAGTATGGAACTGATTATTTTTCCATCCAGTAATCAGTAGCATGGAAACAATTCCTGCTCCACCTATGGATCCACGGCTTGCCGTGAATTACATTTTCCAAATGATGTTAATGATTTATTTTGTCTCAAGGACTTCTGaccaaatgtgctcagtttacaagtaaaacaatgCTTTTTCTACCAGTGCTGCAAACCTAGTAATTCTGATCCAGATAAAGTCTATCATAGGTGTTGGTAGCACGTTGCTGACCTTTCTGCTGGATTCTGGAGCTGAACTGTAGTAAACAGTGCTTTTGATAATGTGTGAACAAAAGAGAATGCAGCTCACTCTCCGGTCGCTAGATGCATTGGCTGTGAAGGGCTAATATCAGCAGATATGACTGATACACACAGGAGATAGATTTGTGAAGCAAGTAGATGCAATTCTGAAATTGTCAGTTTTCTGACTTCCccatattattattaaattaccCCTTTTCCTAGACAGCCAGAGCTAAATTGGAACAGGGCTTGATCCTTTCCCCACTGACCTGAATAGTGCAGGATCGAGTCCAGAGAGAGAGCTCTAACAACTCTGCTGCTGGTTCCCATTAACTTGAAGGAAGAGCCATGAAAACAGGGGGTCTTTCAAATCATCCCTTTTTTGTTACTAAAAATGTGAGTTACTAAGTGAAAGTAAAAAACAGTGTATACTACATACTCCAAATCAGCATACAGTGTACCTACATTGGATAATCTGCTGTAGTTGTAACTCCGGCAATAATTCACCAAATAGTTTAATCTGGGGAAAGCAGGAGTCAGAAAACCTGTTGGATAGAGTAACTGGCCCAAGATCAGCTGCTTTACAAACATCCAACCTCATAACTCCCCGGGGGAAGTAGTAGTATCATTCCAGGCAcagagttgttgttgttttaagtgACTTGGCTAATATCATAGAGCAGTTCTGCAATGGAGGCAGGACTAAAATCCAGGAGTCCCgactcccattccctcctctaaGTACAAGACAATATTCATCTCCAGTTCTCTTTGTTCTTTGGCAGCTCCCATTATTCCAATAACAGGATCAGGGAATGAAAAGCCCTGATACACCAGCACATGGCTATTCCAGGCATATAGCTAGTGAGTGCATAATTAAGTGATAACCCTAAGAGGCCTAGCAATGAGGAAAAGGGCAAAGCATCTCCCGCAGCTATAACGAGCACCAAGCCTGTGCACTTGTGTGTCACTTCCACTGCACAACCCCTGTGTCTCTTAAATCGGTGTTTCAATCCTGGAGCTAACAGAAGCAAAGAAACAGCCCAGAACTGTTGCCAGCAAAatcattttgacagaaaatgtatTAAGAGTTTTTTAATCATCCATCATGGCAAAGAGCCCACAGCCCTGTGTGTTGTGGTGACGACGGATACACTAGGGTGGCCAGACATCTGGGGAACTGCAGGACAGTTCCTTGTTTATGAACATCAGTTCTGTGCTTCCATCTCTGTGTCTGAGGGATGAGggacagggacagagagagacGTGATAAGAACAATGGAAGGGATCATATAAATGCAAATTATGATTTACAGTCAGTTGTATCTAGTAGTTAGAACAGggaaggctgggagtcaggactcctaagTTCTACTATTCCTTGCTGTAGGTGCATGCGTGGTCCAGGGATTAAAGTAGGGGAATGGCAtcttttctcagctctgccatggactctGCACAGCCTTAGGTAAATCTCTTCTCTGTGCTTCAATCCTCCTGTCTGAAAAATGGAGACACACCTACCTGACAGGAGGGAACGGGGATTGGAAAGCTCAATTTATTGTTCGCAACCTGCTTTGGGTAAGATGTGTAAGTGCATCAGGCACCCCACCACTATTGAAATTCAACGGGAGgggggtgcctaactcccataggcttttttttaaacttcaccCTTCAATGCCACTGGACGAAAGGCATCATACATGGATAAGGGATTCTATGAAATATTATTATTGCACAGTGTGTAATATGACAGATGAGGAGCTACTTACCCCGTGGGGTAGAGGGGAACATCTCACGCTGTGGTTAAGGCATCACATACAGAAGCTTTGCTTAGCTGATGCTTAATTCAGATCCTCTCCAGGCACCAAACCCTTGTGTTACACAAAATGTCAACCACTTAGTTTTCACTCACTGCTTTCACCCTATGCAATAAACAACTTTGAATGAGATCTGGCTTTTCAAAGGAGACTCACTAACAATAGTCTTCATCCTTGTTTATGTCAGACcactggcttgatttttcagagattcTGAGCACCCCCATATTGAGATCAATGAAGGcagaaggatcaggcccattgataTCACATGACTTGAACCTCTGGCAGGTCTAAACTCAGGGCTCCAGAAGTGAACAGCAAATTGCAGTAACTCGCTTCACCACACAGGGCCAAATCTAGCACTTCTGTAAGCTGATCAACCCCACTGAACCCAATGAGAGTTGCTCCAGGGttaaatctggcctttagtgcACCATTTAAAGACCAGATTGGGATTTCCGTAGCTGCACCTTGCACCACTGGTTCATACTGGGCCTTTGGCTCCATAAAACGTGCCCTCTCCTCTGTGTGCCCCAGGTGCAAATGAAATTTCATGCAGGATTCTTTGGCAGGAACTGGAGAGATGTTTTGGGATGGTTGTCCCCACCCTCTCCAGGAAACTCCCACTTTAACCAGACTAAGGCCACTATCTTGCAAGTCATTCTATGTGGACAGTCTCTTGTACCTGCACGGAGCTTGTGGCAATTCCTAGCCTCCCACATCTCTAACTATTACAGGGGAGAACCCAAGAGTACTGACTTCCCTGccctaacccactagaccccacagccagggggacaacccaggagtcctggctcccagtccctccactctaaccactagaccccgctccccccACATAgctgggatggaacccaggagtccaggctcctaGTCCCTCCACTCTAAGCACTAGACCCCAcagctgggacagaacccaggagtcctggctcccagtccctaaccactagaccctgctccccccacatagctgggatggaacccaggagtcctggctcccagtccctccactctaaccactagaccccgctcccccccatagctgggacagaacccaggaatcctggctcccagtccttaaccactagaccccactcccctccatagctgggacagaacccaggagtccgggctcccaggctTTAACCCACAGGCCACCCTccttcagggcagggggcggggcccgtTTCCATGGCGACCCCCggcccgtggggggagggggggctgaggaaacAGGGCAAGGCGGGAACACCGGGCCAGCCGGCCAGGGCCTGGGGCTCAGCGCACCCCACGGAGCGCCTCGGCTTGGCACGGAGAACTACAGACCCCAGAAGCCCTTGCGGCCTCGGCGTGACCCGGAGAACTATATGTCCCAGAAGCCCTTGCGGCGCCCGAGCCCCGCGTGGCCGCGGGTTGTGATAGGCCCGGCGGCGGGAGCCAATAGGCCCGGGCGTTGTTTGGGGGGATGATGGCTTTCTTCACGGGCCGCCTGGGCCGCCTCTGGCCTCTGCCTCCTGGGGGCAGGTAACGCGCGGCtgccggagaccccccccccttccccaggggggctgagtgggtgaggggcaggagagggggaggcCAGGCCGGGACGGGGGCTGAAAAAGGGGGACTGGAAATGGGGTGAGGGGCAGGacaggctgggagggggggcaggagaacaGGGACTGGAAATGGGGTGAGGGGGACTCAGGAGGtgagggggacagggcagaaAAAGGGGGACTGGAAATGGGGTGAGGGGGACTCAGGAGGtgagggggacagggcagaaAAAGGGGGACTGGAAATGGGGTGAGGGGCAGGACAGGAGAACAGGGACTGGAAATGGGGTGAGGGGGACTcaggaggggggacaggaggtgagggggaggtcagggcagaagaaGGGGGACTGGAAATGGGGCAAGGGGGGTCAGAGCTGAAAAAGGGGGACTGGAAATggggcaggacaggctggggggcaggagaacAGGGACTGGAAATGGGGTGAGGGGGACTCAGGAAGtgagggggaggtcagggcagaagaaGGGGGACTGGAAATGGGGTGAGGGACAGGAGGtgagggggacagggcagaaAAAGGGGGACTCAGGAGgggggacgggaagtgagggggaggtcagggcagaagaaGGGGGACTGGAAATggggcaggacaggctggggggggcaggagaacagGGACTGGAAATGGGGTGAGGGGGACTCAGGAGGTGAGGGGGAGGTCTGGGCAGAAGAAGGGGGACTGGAAATGGGGTGAGGGACAGGAGGtgagggggacagggcagaaAAAGGGGGACTCAGGAGgggggacgggaagtgagggggaggtcagggcagaagaaGGGGGACTGGAAATggggcaggacaggctggggggggcaggagaacagGGACTGGAAATGGGGTGAGGGGGACTCAGGAGGtgagggggaggtcagggcagaagaaGGGGGGCTGGAAATGGGGTGAGTGGAAGCtgagggcaggagagagggggtAAGTGTggttgggaggaaggggtggggtgggggacctGGCTGCAGATGGGGAGGATGGGAGATCAGAAGCAGTGATGACTATCTGATCAGAGGGGTGCTGTGTGTCACTGCATTGGCAGAGCCAAGAGAGAGGTGGATGAccacagtggggggcaggggtgtgtggtaCCGTTGGCAAAACTGTGTTGCCGAAGCAGGGCCAGCATCTCTCTTCACTATGTTTGGCTCGAATGAATTATCAGAGGCCCTTATTTAACCAGTTATACCTCCAAAATTGCATTATTAGAATGAAgtctcaaacccccccccccccctactgtGTTTTACACATGGTGCTTAGATTCCAAACTCTAGGTCATTGTCTTACTTCCTGTTAACCTCTTTCTATTGTTTTTTCACTCTACCAAGATTCTTCCTGCTGCAGCGCGTTGCAGCCTCCCCCTCGCAGCCCAGGACAATTTCCATCCTCTCAGATGCTTTGGGGCAGCCTCCAAGCACCAGCCTGTCCTTCAGATCTGCAGGCATCTTCCAAAGCATCCCTAGACACCTGTCACCATGGAGCCTTCAACAAATACGCACCAAGGCACGCGGGAATGAATATCAACCAAAGAACCTCAAGCGCAAGCGGACCCATGGCTGGATCAAGCGTATTAGCACTCCCAGCGGGATCGAGGTGATCCTCCGACGCATGCTGAAAGGCAGGAAATCGCTGAGCCACTGAGTGTTGTAGCTGCAGGATCTGTTGAgcatgaaatgtttcagtcaagCCTGAATAATCATCCGCAACTCAGACCTTTAGAGTGAACCAGCCTGAGAGTTTGCAGTGACATAGACTTCTCTATGTAACACCCATGAGCGACTGATTATTCCCATCATGTTATAACATGTGGTGAAGAATTATTGAGTGCTACTTTGACAGATGTGGGATGCTGGTTTTCTTTTCCACTGGCTTCACTTGATGGctaattatttttaatggcaAAATTATTACAACTGGTGGGAGTAGTTCTAAGGTAAAAAATTGTGCATCCATGAGGCGtaattacaaaataataaaaaatcataTCAAGCTTCCTGCATTAAGTTTGTTAATGCAAAGCTATAGGGGAAGAAAAACTGTTttacttctcttttttttttcttgtgggaGTAGCAGGCACACTTTCTTCTTTCTCTAGAAGCCTTAAGGGATGAGTTTTCAATCTGTGGATGTGCAATTAGCGTTAACCACAAGGCAAGGTCTGTGACTACTCCCCAACGTACCCAGCGAACAGTATGCTGTTGactccactcccctctccctgtgTTACTCACTAAGGACCCTATCATGCAATGTGCTGTGTGCTCAGAGCCGTTTGAAGAAAATGAGCACTTTGCATGACTGGAGCCTAAAGCAAGCATGGGGTAGGGTTCTTTTTTCTGTCAGTTTAGGGCCAAATCTTGCAAAGGAATATGTGCCCATGAAGTGTCCCGTTGCAGAAAGTGGGGCTCCAGGCAGCCACAGAATCTACTTGCGTAGACTTAATTGCAGGATCTGAACCTAATGGTGGAGCTGCAGTCCTGTTATAAACTACAGCAGCAGTGCatgttggttttgttttcctgttgCTCTGTTAGCAAGAATTCCTTTTGTCATTGGGTAAAGATTCCAATGCCCAGCTTCTTAATGGCACCTGAAGAGCGCCCCAACACCTCACTTAGCACACTTTGGCTTAGTTTGCTGCTGTGTGGGGGTGAAATTCACATCTGTGCCCAAGAGCCCATGCAGGGCCCCTCTGCATTGCCTAAGTTTTCCACTTAGTCCCTCAGTTTAACACTCCTTGGAGCATAGGCTTTGCAAAGACCTTCtgtactggggtgaatttcacactgAGTGTGAGAGGCTGTGAGAGCTTTTAAGAACAGAATCTACAGTCTATTTTCAGGATTCTCTAAATACATGGATCAAAATGCAGGGTttgttcaatttttaaaaaaattgatattg
Coding sequences within it:
- the MRPL34 gene encoding large ribosomal subunit protein bL34m, yielding MMAFFTGRLGRLWPLPPGGRFFLLQRVAASPSQPRTISILSDALGQPPSTSLSFRSAGIFQSIPRHLSPWSLQQIRTKARGNEYQPKNLKRKRTHGWIKRISTPSGIEVILRRMLKGRKSLSH